Proteins encoded within one genomic window of Nomia melanderi isolate GNS246 chromosome 8, iyNomMela1, whole genome shotgun sequence:
- the Stt3B gene encoding catalytic subunit 3B of the oligosaccharyltransferase complex isoform X1, with translation MLPNRSSTTNNRKDMFPDKKTTSKQMKSSTLTNAAGLSSLITFTVLLLAWISGFASRLFAVIRFESIIHEFDPWFNYRATAYMVQHGFYNFLNWFDERAWYPLGRIVGGTVYPGLMITSGSIHYILHSLNIPVHIRDICVFLAPIFSGLTAISTYLLTKEIWSVGAGLFAACFIAIVPGYISRSVAGSYDNEGIAIFALQITYYLWVKSVKTGSIFWASMTALSYFYMVSAWGGYVFIINLIPFHVFALLVMNRFSNRLFTSYTTFYILGLLLSMQIPFVGFQPIRTSEHMAAGGVFGLLIFIATLRYLRTVLTKSEMKYFGGVVAVTAGVLLVILICLTYAGIIAPWSGRFYSLWDTGYAKIHIPIIASVSEHQPTTWFSFFFDLHILVTTFPVGLWYCIKHINDERVFVILYAISAVYFAGVMVRLMLTLTPVVCMLAGVAFSDLLELFFKEEDSERNDRSSNASEEESEEERERSPGRALYDKAGKLRRMKHERPRGNGDGLGINLRNGVVIGAFMLMMMFTLHCTWITSNAYSSPSIVLATYSNDGGRAILDDFREAYYWLAQNTPIDARVMSWWDYGYQIAGMANRTTLVDNNTWNNSHIALVGKAMSSNETAAYEIMTSLDVDYVLVIFGGMIGYSGDDVNKFLWMVRIAEGEHPQEIRESDYFSEKGEFRVDSEGSPTLLNSLMYKLSYYRFGEIKMDYRTPFGYDRTRNAEIGNKNFQLTYLEEAYTTEHWLVRIYRVKKPNEFNRPSIPISKRVVARNANSYVSKKTPRRRKGYIKGRPTIIKGQKPERRTT, from the exons ATGTTGCCAAATAGATCGTCCACGACAAATAATAGAAAAGATATGTTTCCCGATAAGAAAACGACTTCCAAGCAAATGAAGAGCTCCACGTTAACGAATGCCGCTGGTCTTAGTTCCCTCATTACATTTACTGTTCTGCTACTGGCTTGGATATCAGGATTTGCCTCTAGGCTATTTGCAGTAATACGTTTTGAAAGTATCATACATGAATTTGATCCTTG gttTAACTATAGAGCAACAGCGTATATGGTTCAACATGGATTCTATAATTTCTTAAATTGGTTCGATGAAAGAGCTTGGTATCCGTTGGGTCGTATTGTGGGTGGAACTGTTTATCCTGGGTTAATGATCACTTCTGGATCGATACATTACATATTACATTCTTTAAATATCCCAGTGCATATAAGAGACATTTGTGTATTCCTAGCTCCAATTTTTAGTGGCCTTACTGCCATTTCTACGTACTTATTAACAAAGGAAATATGGAGTGTTGGAGCTGGTTTATTTGCAGCATGCTTCATTGCAATTGTACCTGGTTACATTTCAAGATCCGTGGCAGGAAGTTACGACAATGAAGGCATAGCTATATTCGCTTTGCAAATCACATATTATCTATGGGTCAAATCAGTCAAAACTGGGTCCATCTTCTGGGCTTCTATGACTGCTTTGTCCTACTTCTATATGGTATCAGCATGGGGCGGTTATgtttttatcattaatttaataCCATTTCATGTTTTCGCACTGCTGGTTATGAATCGATTTAGTAATCGCCTATTCACTAGTTATACCACATTTTATATACTGGGACTTCTCTTAAGTATGCAAATACCATTTGTTGGTTTTCAACCAATAAGAACATCAGAACATATGGCTGCAGGAGGTGTATtcggtttattaatatttatagcaACTCTCAG GTATTTGAGAACTGTACTTACAAAATCTGAAATGAAGTACTTTGGAGGAGTAGTTGCAGTCACAGCTGGTGTTCTTCTTGTGATTTTAATCTGTTTGACTTATGCTGGCATTATCGCACCTTGGAGTGGAAGATTTTATTCATTATGGGATACTGGTTATGCAAAAATACATATTCCAATAATAGCATCTGTGTCTGAACATCAACCTACAACATGGTTTAGTTTCTTTTTCGATTTGCATATTCTTGTTACCACATTTCCTGTAGGCCTTTGGTACTGTATTAAGCATATTAATGATGAACGTGTTTTTG TTATTTTATATGCCATAAGTGCTGTTTATTTTGCTGGAGTAATGGTGAGGCTTATGCTCACATTAACACCTGTTGTTTGTATGCTTGCTGGTGTTGCATTCAGTGACCTTCTTGAGTTATTCTTCAAAGAGGAAGACAGTGAAAGAAATGATCGGAGTAGCAATGCAAGCGAAGAAGAAAgtgaggaagaaagagagagaagccCTGGTAGAGCACTGTATGACAAAGCTGGTAAACTTCGTAGAATGAAACATGAGCGACCTAGAGGGAATGGCGATGGTTTAGGCATTAATCTTCGAAACGGAGTTGTCATTGGTGCATTTATGTTGATGATGATGTTTACTTTGCATTGTACTTGGATTACAAGTAATGCATATTCAAGTCCTTCGATTGTTTTGGCAACATACAGTAATGATGGCGGTAGAGCCATATTAGATGATTTCAGAGAAGCTTACTATTGGTTGGCACAAAATACACCTATTGATGCCAGAGTTATGAGTTGGTGGGACTATGGTTATCAAATTGCTGGAATGGCTAACAG AACTACACTTGTGGACAATAATACTTGGAATAATTCTCACATAGCTCTGGTTGGGAAAGCCATGAGCTCAAATGAAACTGCTGCCTATGAAATTATGACCTCTCTAGATGTAGATTATGTATTAGTTATTTTTGGAGGCATGATTGGATATTCTGGTGATGATGTTAATAAGTTCCTCTGGATGGTACGAATTGCTGAAGGTGAACATCCACAGGAAATTCGTGAAAGTGATTATTTCTCTGAAAAGGGAGAGTTCCGTGTGGATTCTGAAGGTTCACCTACtcttttaaattcattaatgTACAAGTTAAGTTATTATCGTTTCGGAGAAATTAAGATGGATTATCGGACGCCTTTTGGTTATGATCGTACACGTAATGCAGAaataggaaataaaaatttccaattaACATACTTGGAAGAAGCTTATACCACTGAACACTGGCTTGTTAGGATTTACAG GGTGAAAAAACCAAATGAGTTTAATAGACCTAGTATTCCAATATCTAAACGAGTTGTTGCACGTAATGCCAATTCATATGTCAGTAAAAAG ACACCACGCCGCAGGAAAGGTTACATAAAAGGCCGGCCAACTATTATTAAAGGACAGAAACCTGAACGAAGAACTACGTAA
- the Stt3B gene encoding catalytic subunit 3B of the oligosaccharyltransferase complex isoform X2 — protein MFPDKKTTSKQMKSSTLTNAAGLSSLITFTVLLLAWISGFASRLFAVIRFESIIHEFDPWFNYRATAYMVQHGFYNFLNWFDERAWYPLGRIVGGTVYPGLMITSGSIHYILHSLNIPVHIRDICVFLAPIFSGLTAISTYLLTKEIWSVGAGLFAACFIAIVPGYISRSVAGSYDNEGIAIFALQITYYLWVKSVKTGSIFWASMTALSYFYMVSAWGGYVFIINLIPFHVFALLVMNRFSNRLFTSYTTFYILGLLLSMQIPFVGFQPIRTSEHMAAGGVFGLLIFIATLRYLRTVLTKSEMKYFGGVVAVTAGVLLVILICLTYAGIIAPWSGRFYSLWDTGYAKIHIPIIASVSEHQPTTWFSFFFDLHILVTTFPVGLWYCIKHINDERVFVILYAISAVYFAGVMVRLMLTLTPVVCMLAGVAFSDLLELFFKEEDSERNDRSSNASEEESEEERERSPGRALYDKAGKLRRMKHERPRGNGDGLGINLRNGVVIGAFMLMMMFTLHCTWITSNAYSSPSIVLATYSNDGGRAILDDFREAYYWLAQNTPIDARVMSWWDYGYQIAGMANRTTLVDNNTWNNSHIALVGKAMSSNETAAYEIMTSLDVDYVLVIFGGMIGYSGDDVNKFLWMVRIAEGEHPQEIRESDYFSEKGEFRVDSEGSPTLLNSLMYKLSYYRFGEIKMDYRTPFGYDRTRNAEIGNKNFQLTYLEEAYTTEHWLVRIYRVKKPNEFNRPSIPISKRVVARNANSYVSKKTPRRRKGYIKGRPTIIKGQKPERRTT, from the exons ATGTTTCCCGATAAGAAAACGACTTCCAAGCAAATGAAGAGCTCCACGTTAACGAATGCCGCTGGTCTTAGTTCCCTCATTACATTTACTGTTCTGCTACTGGCTTGGATATCAGGATTTGCCTCTAGGCTATTTGCAGTAATACGTTTTGAAAGTATCATACATGAATTTGATCCTTG gttTAACTATAGAGCAACAGCGTATATGGTTCAACATGGATTCTATAATTTCTTAAATTGGTTCGATGAAAGAGCTTGGTATCCGTTGGGTCGTATTGTGGGTGGAACTGTTTATCCTGGGTTAATGATCACTTCTGGATCGATACATTACATATTACATTCTTTAAATATCCCAGTGCATATAAGAGACATTTGTGTATTCCTAGCTCCAATTTTTAGTGGCCTTACTGCCATTTCTACGTACTTATTAACAAAGGAAATATGGAGTGTTGGAGCTGGTTTATTTGCAGCATGCTTCATTGCAATTGTACCTGGTTACATTTCAAGATCCGTGGCAGGAAGTTACGACAATGAAGGCATAGCTATATTCGCTTTGCAAATCACATATTATCTATGGGTCAAATCAGTCAAAACTGGGTCCATCTTCTGGGCTTCTATGACTGCTTTGTCCTACTTCTATATGGTATCAGCATGGGGCGGTTATgtttttatcattaatttaataCCATTTCATGTTTTCGCACTGCTGGTTATGAATCGATTTAGTAATCGCCTATTCACTAGTTATACCACATTTTATATACTGGGACTTCTCTTAAGTATGCAAATACCATTTGTTGGTTTTCAACCAATAAGAACATCAGAACATATGGCTGCAGGAGGTGTATtcggtttattaatatttatagcaACTCTCAG GTATTTGAGAACTGTACTTACAAAATCTGAAATGAAGTACTTTGGAGGAGTAGTTGCAGTCACAGCTGGTGTTCTTCTTGTGATTTTAATCTGTTTGACTTATGCTGGCATTATCGCACCTTGGAGTGGAAGATTTTATTCATTATGGGATACTGGTTATGCAAAAATACATATTCCAATAATAGCATCTGTGTCTGAACATCAACCTACAACATGGTTTAGTTTCTTTTTCGATTTGCATATTCTTGTTACCACATTTCCTGTAGGCCTTTGGTACTGTATTAAGCATATTAATGATGAACGTGTTTTTG TTATTTTATATGCCATAAGTGCTGTTTATTTTGCTGGAGTAATGGTGAGGCTTATGCTCACATTAACACCTGTTGTTTGTATGCTTGCTGGTGTTGCATTCAGTGACCTTCTTGAGTTATTCTTCAAAGAGGAAGACAGTGAAAGAAATGATCGGAGTAGCAATGCAAGCGAAGAAGAAAgtgaggaagaaagagagagaagccCTGGTAGAGCACTGTATGACAAAGCTGGTAAACTTCGTAGAATGAAACATGAGCGACCTAGAGGGAATGGCGATGGTTTAGGCATTAATCTTCGAAACGGAGTTGTCATTGGTGCATTTATGTTGATGATGATGTTTACTTTGCATTGTACTTGGATTACAAGTAATGCATATTCAAGTCCTTCGATTGTTTTGGCAACATACAGTAATGATGGCGGTAGAGCCATATTAGATGATTTCAGAGAAGCTTACTATTGGTTGGCACAAAATACACCTATTGATGCCAGAGTTATGAGTTGGTGGGACTATGGTTATCAAATTGCTGGAATGGCTAACAG AACTACACTTGTGGACAATAATACTTGGAATAATTCTCACATAGCTCTGGTTGGGAAAGCCATGAGCTCAAATGAAACTGCTGCCTATGAAATTATGACCTCTCTAGATGTAGATTATGTATTAGTTATTTTTGGAGGCATGATTGGATATTCTGGTGATGATGTTAATAAGTTCCTCTGGATGGTACGAATTGCTGAAGGTGAACATCCACAGGAAATTCGTGAAAGTGATTATTTCTCTGAAAAGGGAGAGTTCCGTGTGGATTCTGAAGGTTCACCTACtcttttaaattcattaatgTACAAGTTAAGTTATTATCGTTTCGGAGAAATTAAGATGGATTATCGGACGCCTTTTGGTTATGATCGTACACGTAATGCAGAaataggaaataaaaatttccaattaACATACTTGGAAGAAGCTTATACCACTGAACACTGGCTTGTTAGGATTTACAG GGTGAAAAAACCAAATGAGTTTAATAGACCTAGTATTCCAATATCTAAACGAGTTGTTGCACGTAATGCCAATTCATATGTCAGTAAAAAG ACACCACGCCGCAGGAAAGGTTACATAAAAGGCCGGCCAACTATTATTAAAGGACAGAAACCTGAACGAAGAACTACGTAA
- the Stt3B gene encoding catalytic subunit 3B of the oligosaccharyltransferase complex isoform X3 — protein sequence MLPNRSSTTNNRKDMFPDKKTTSKQMKSSTLTNAAGLSSLITFTVLLLAWISGFASRLFAVIRFESIIHEFDPWFNYRATAYMVQHGFYNFLNWFDERAWYPLGRIVGGTVYPGLMITSGSIHYILHSLNIPVHIRDICVFLAPIFSGLTAISTYLLTKEIWSVGAGLFAACFIAIVPGYISRSVAGSYDNEGIAIFALQITYYLWVKSVKTGSIFWASMTALSYFYMVSAWGGYVFIINLIPFHVFALLVMNRFSNRLFTSYTTFYILGLLLSMQIPFVGFQPIRTSEHMAAGGVFGLLIFIATLRYLRTVLTKSEMKYFGGVVAVTAGVLLVILICLTYAGIIAPWSGRFYSLWDTGYAKIHIPIIASVSEHQPTTWFSFFFDLHILVTTFPVGLWYCIKHINDERVFVILYAISAVYFAGVMVRLMLTLTPVVCMLAGVAFSDLLELFFKEEDSERNDRSSNASEEESEEERERSPGRALYDKAGKLRRMKHERPRGNGDGLGINLRNGVVIGAFMLMMMFTLHCTWITSNAYSSPSIVLATYSNDGGRAILDDFREAYYWLAQNTPIDARVMSWWDYGYQIAGMANRTTLVDNNTWNNSHIALVGKAMSSNETAAYEIMTSLDVDYVLVIFGGMIGYSGDDVNKFLWMVRIAEGEHPQEIRESDYFSEKGEFRVDSEGSPTLLNSLMYKLSYYRFGEIKMDYRTPFGYDRTRNAEIGNKNFQLTYLEEAYTTEHWLVRIYRVKKPNEFNRPSIPISKRVVARNANSYVSKKLKLWGVGY from the exons ATGTTGCCAAATAGATCGTCCACGACAAATAATAGAAAAGATATGTTTCCCGATAAGAAAACGACTTCCAAGCAAATGAAGAGCTCCACGTTAACGAATGCCGCTGGTCTTAGTTCCCTCATTACATTTACTGTTCTGCTACTGGCTTGGATATCAGGATTTGCCTCTAGGCTATTTGCAGTAATACGTTTTGAAAGTATCATACATGAATTTGATCCTTG gttTAACTATAGAGCAACAGCGTATATGGTTCAACATGGATTCTATAATTTCTTAAATTGGTTCGATGAAAGAGCTTGGTATCCGTTGGGTCGTATTGTGGGTGGAACTGTTTATCCTGGGTTAATGATCACTTCTGGATCGATACATTACATATTACATTCTTTAAATATCCCAGTGCATATAAGAGACATTTGTGTATTCCTAGCTCCAATTTTTAGTGGCCTTACTGCCATTTCTACGTACTTATTAACAAAGGAAATATGGAGTGTTGGAGCTGGTTTATTTGCAGCATGCTTCATTGCAATTGTACCTGGTTACATTTCAAGATCCGTGGCAGGAAGTTACGACAATGAAGGCATAGCTATATTCGCTTTGCAAATCACATATTATCTATGGGTCAAATCAGTCAAAACTGGGTCCATCTTCTGGGCTTCTATGACTGCTTTGTCCTACTTCTATATGGTATCAGCATGGGGCGGTTATgtttttatcattaatttaataCCATTTCATGTTTTCGCACTGCTGGTTATGAATCGATTTAGTAATCGCCTATTCACTAGTTATACCACATTTTATATACTGGGACTTCTCTTAAGTATGCAAATACCATTTGTTGGTTTTCAACCAATAAGAACATCAGAACATATGGCTGCAGGAGGTGTATtcggtttattaatatttatagcaACTCTCAG GTATTTGAGAACTGTACTTACAAAATCTGAAATGAAGTACTTTGGAGGAGTAGTTGCAGTCACAGCTGGTGTTCTTCTTGTGATTTTAATCTGTTTGACTTATGCTGGCATTATCGCACCTTGGAGTGGAAGATTTTATTCATTATGGGATACTGGTTATGCAAAAATACATATTCCAATAATAGCATCTGTGTCTGAACATCAACCTACAACATGGTTTAGTTTCTTTTTCGATTTGCATATTCTTGTTACCACATTTCCTGTAGGCCTTTGGTACTGTATTAAGCATATTAATGATGAACGTGTTTTTG TTATTTTATATGCCATAAGTGCTGTTTATTTTGCTGGAGTAATGGTGAGGCTTATGCTCACATTAACACCTGTTGTTTGTATGCTTGCTGGTGTTGCATTCAGTGACCTTCTTGAGTTATTCTTCAAAGAGGAAGACAGTGAAAGAAATGATCGGAGTAGCAATGCAAGCGAAGAAGAAAgtgaggaagaaagagagagaagccCTGGTAGAGCACTGTATGACAAAGCTGGTAAACTTCGTAGAATGAAACATGAGCGACCTAGAGGGAATGGCGATGGTTTAGGCATTAATCTTCGAAACGGAGTTGTCATTGGTGCATTTATGTTGATGATGATGTTTACTTTGCATTGTACTTGGATTACAAGTAATGCATATTCAAGTCCTTCGATTGTTTTGGCAACATACAGTAATGATGGCGGTAGAGCCATATTAGATGATTTCAGAGAAGCTTACTATTGGTTGGCACAAAATACACCTATTGATGCCAGAGTTATGAGTTGGTGGGACTATGGTTATCAAATTGCTGGAATGGCTAACAG AACTACACTTGTGGACAATAATACTTGGAATAATTCTCACATAGCTCTGGTTGGGAAAGCCATGAGCTCAAATGAAACTGCTGCCTATGAAATTATGACCTCTCTAGATGTAGATTATGTATTAGTTATTTTTGGAGGCATGATTGGATATTCTGGTGATGATGTTAATAAGTTCCTCTGGATGGTACGAATTGCTGAAGGTGAACATCCACAGGAAATTCGTGAAAGTGATTATTTCTCTGAAAAGGGAGAGTTCCGTGTGGATTCTGAAGGTTCACCTACtcttttaaattcattaatgTACAAGTTAAGTTATTATCGTTTCGGAGAAATTAAGATGGATTATCGGACGCCTTTTGGTTATGATCGTACACGTAATGCAGAaataggaaataaaaatttccaattaACATACTTGGAAGAAGCTTATACCACTGAACACTGGCTTGTTAGGATTTACAG GGTGAAAAAACCAAATGAGTTTAATAGACCTAGTATTCCAATATCTAAACGAGTTGTTGCACGTAATGCCAATTCATATGTCAGTAAAAAG TTGAAGTTGTGGGGGGTTGGATATTAA
- the Stt3B gene encoding catalytic subunit 3B of the oligosaccharyltransferase complex isoform X4 → MLPNRSSTTNNRKDMFPDKKTTSKQMKSSTLTNAAGLSSLITFTVLLLAWISGFASRLFAVIRFESIIHEFDPWFNYRATAYMVQHGFYNFLNWFDERAWYPLGRIVGGTVYPGLMITSGSIHYILHSLNIPVHIRDICVFLAPIFSGLTAISTYLLTKEIWSVGAGLFAACFIAIVPGYISRSVAGSYDNEGIAIFALQITYYLWVKSVKTGSIFWASMTALSYFYMVSAWGGYVFIINLIPFHVFALLVMNRFSNRLFTSYTTFYILGLLLSMQIPFVGFQPIRTSEHMAAGGVFGLLIFIATLRYLRTVLTKSEMKYFGGVVAVTAGVLLVILICLTYAGIIAPWSGRFYSLWDTGYAKIHIPIIASVSEHQPTTWFSFFFDLHILVTTFPVGLWYCIKHINDERVFVILYAISAVYFAGVMVRLMLTLTPVVCMLAGVAFSDLLELFFKEEDSERNDRSSNASEEESEEERERSPGRALYDKAGKLRRMKHERPRGNGDGLGINLRNGVVIGAFMLMMMFTLHCTWITSNAYSSPSIVLATYSNDGGRAILDDFREAYYWLAQNTPIDARVMSWWDYGYQIAGMANRTTLVDNNTWNNSHIALVGKAMSSNETAAYEIMTSLDVDYVLVIFGGMIGYSGDDVNKFLWMVRIAEGEHPQEIRESDYFSEKGEFRVDSEGSPTLLNSLMYKLSYYRFGEIKMDYRTPFGYDRTRNAEIGNKNFQLTYLEEAYTTEHWLVRIYRVKKPNEFNRPSIPISKRVVARNANSYVSKKLWGVGY, encoded by the exons ATGTTGCCAAATAGATCGTCCACGACAAATAATAGAAAAGATATGTTTCCCGATAAGAAAACGACTTCCAAGCAAATGAAGAGCTCCACGTTAACGAATGCCGCTGGTCTTAGTTCCCTCATTACATTTACTGTTCTGCTACTGGCTTGGATATCAGGATTTGCCTCTAGGCTATTTGCAGTAATACGTTTTGAAAGTATCATACATGAATTTGATCCTTG gttTAACTATAGAGCAACAGCGTATATGGTTCAACATGGATTCTATAATTTCTTAAATTGGTTCGATGAAAGAGCTTGGTATCCGTTGGGTCGTATTGTGGGTGGAACTGTTTATCCTGGGTTAATGATCACTTCTGGATCGATACATTACATATTACATTCTTTAAATATCCCAGTGCATATAAGAGACATTTGTGTATTCCTAGCTCCAATTTTTAGTGGCCTTACTGCCATTTCTACGTACTTATTAACAAAGGAAATATGGAGTGTTGGAGCTGGTTTATTTGCAGCATGCTTCATTGCAATTGTACCTGGTTACATTTCAAGATCCGTGGCAGGAAGTTACGACAATGAAGGCATAGCTATATTCGCTTTGCAAATCACATATTATCTATGGGTCAAATCAGTCAAAACTGGGTCCATCTTCTGGGCTTCTATGACTGCTTTGTCCTACTTCTATATGGTATCAGCATGGGGCGGTTATgtttttatcattaatttaataCCATTTCATGTTTTCGCACTGCTGGTTATGAATCGATTTAGTAATCGCCTATTCACTAGTTATACCACATTTTATATACTGGGACTTCTCTTAAGTATGCAAATACCATTTGTTGGTTTTCAACCAATAAGAACATCAGAACATATGGCTGCAGGAGGTGTATtcggtttattaatatttatagcaACTCTCAG GTATTTGAGAACTGTACTTACAAAATCTGAAATGAAGTACTTTGGAGGAGTAGTTGCAGTCACAGCTGGTGTTCTTCTTGTGATTTTAATCTGTTTGACTTATGCTGGCATTATCGCACCTTGGAGTGGAAGATTTTATTCATTATGGGATACTGGTTATGCAAAAATACATATTCCAATAATAGCATCTGTGTCTGAACATCAACCTACAACATGGTTTAGTTTCTTTTTCGATTTGCATATTCTTGTTACCACATTTCCTGTAGGCCTTTGGTACTGTATTAAGCATATTAATGATGAACGTGTTTTTG TTATTTTATATGCCATAAGTGCTGTTTATTTTGCTGGAGTAATGGTGAGGCTTATGCTCACATTAACACCTGTTGTTTGTATGCTTGCTGGTGTTGCATTCAGTGACCTTCTTGAGTTATTCTTCAAAGAGGAAGACAGTGAAAGAAATGATCGGAGTAGCAATGCAAGCGAAGAAGAAAgtgaggaagaaagagagagaagccCTGGTAGAGCACTGTATGACAAAGCTGGTAAACTTCGTAGAATGAAACATGAGCGACCTAGAGGGAATGGCGATGGTTTAGGCATTAATCTTCGAAACGGAGTTGTCATTGGTGCATTTATGTTGATGATGATGTTTACTTTGCATTGTACTTGGATTACAAGTAATGCATATTCAAGTCCTTCGATTGTTTTGGCAACATACAGTAATGATGGCGGTAGAGCCATATTAGATGATTTCAGAGAAGCTTACTATTGGTTGGCACAAAATACACCTATTGATGCCAGAGTTATGAGTTGGTGGGACTATGGTTATCAAATTGCTGGAATGGCTAACAG AACTACACTTGTGGACAATAATACTTGGAATAATTCTCACATAGCTCTGGTTGGGAAAGCCATGAGCTCAAATGAAACTGCTGCCTATGAAATTATGACCTCTCTAGATGTAGATTATGTATTAGTTATTTTTGGAGGCATGATTGGATATTCTGGTGATGATGTTAATAAGTTCCTCTGGATGGTACGAATTGCTGAAGGTGAACATCCACAGGAAATTCGTGAAAGTGATTATTTCTCTGAAAAGGGAGAGTTCCGTGTGGATTCTGAAGGTTCACCTACtcttttaaattcattaatgTACAAGTTAAGTTATTATCGTTTCGGAGAAATTAAGATGGATTATCGGACGCCTTTTGGTTATGATCGTACACGTAATGCAGAaataggaaataaaaatttccaattaACATACTTGGAAGAAGCTTATACCACTGAACACTGGCTTGTTAGGATTTACAG GGTGAAAAAACCAAATGAGTTTAATAGACCTAGTATTCCAATATCTAAACGAGTTGTTGCACGTAATGCCAATTCATATGTCAGTAAAAAG TTGTGGGGGGTTGGATATTAA
- the LOC116427422 gene encoding uncharacterized protein LOC116427422, whose amino-acid sequence MFTSKERLIKRTGKNTIGRYEFLKLLATEFKTTKSKEAKEQVLANLANFAYDPINYGYIRQLQIIDLFLYTLSESNEKLIRFAAGGICNLCADPINKLYIVRNQGIQLLTSLLSSQDEDILLSVITSLIFLSIPEAKDQITTDIIDKVSELASKHENYRVKNLATVFSNNHLEATTEIIVTNKMKLTKTFSKFLRRYCTETIGLDNSTNGLKNMRTTNEISVFKTITNEDILHFAKLTGDYNTVHTGSANNLVHGALLNGLVSGVIGSKMPGPGTIVVQQNLKYPKPCYAGDRIEIKVQIVSMRKIITCEYICIANEEKIVLKGNAKLIKKL is encoded by the exons atgtttactAGTAAGGAACGGCTTATAAAACGTACTGGTAAAAATACTATCGGTCGTTATGAATTTTTAAAGCTCTTAGCTACGGAATTTAAAACCACTAAATCTAAAG AAGCAAAAGAACAAGTATTGGCAAATCTTGCTAATTTTGCTTATGATCCCATTAATTATGGATATATAAGACAActtcaaataattgatttattcctttatacattatcagaaagtaatgaaaagTTGATACGTTTTGCAGCAGGAGGTATTTGTAATTTATGTGCTG ATCCAATAAATAAGTTATATATTGTGCGTAATCAAGGCATTCAGTTATTGACATCCCTTCTTTCTTCACAAGACGAGGATATCTTACTTTCAGTAATTACTAGTTTGATATTTTTAAGTATACCAGAAGCAAAAGATCAGATAACCACTGACATAATTGATAAAGTATCAGAACTtgcttcgaaacatgaaaattatcGAGTAAAAAATTTGGCAACagtgttttcgaataatcactTGGAAGCAAcaactgaaatt attgtaacaaaCAAAATGAAGTTAACAAAgacattttctaaatttttaagaaGATATTGTACAGAAACTATTGGATTAGATAATTCAACGAATGGTTTGAAAAATATGAGAactacaaatgaaatatcagtttttaaaacaattacaaatgaGGATATATTACACTTTGCTAAATTGACTGGTGATTACAATACAGTACATACTGGTTCTGCGAATAATCTTGTCCATGGTGCCCTTCTTAATGGCTTGGTATCAGGAGTAATTGGTTCAAAAATGCCAGGCCCAGGAACAATAGTAGTGCAACAAAATCTTAAATATCCAAAACCATGTTATGCAGGGGATAGAATAGAAATAAAGGTGCAAATTGTTTCTATGAGAAAAATTATTACATGTGAATATATTTGTATTGCAAATGAAGAAAAAATAGTCTTAAAAGGAAATGCAAAACTCATTAAAAAGTTATGA